TAAATTATGAAGTTTACAGCActtaatttttgaagataaacaattttagacttatattaattaataaacctTTCTATCTACTTCCAGTTATGGTCTCTCCTATGAAGAAATCGAAAAAGGTTTACCCACCGTTGACACCTCAAAAACTCTGATACGTGAAGTCTGTCCACCTTTCTTCTCAGGAGTTGAATGTCGTCCCGGTAAATACAGACGTTTCGATGGTTTGTGCAACAATATTGAACATCCCACATGGGGTGCTGCTATGTCTCCTTTCCAACGTTTAATTGGCCCGCTCTATGCTGATGGCATAAATGCACCACGTATTTCAGTAACTGGACGTGATTTACCCTTCTCACGTGTGGTCTCGCGTACAATGCATCCCGATGATGGTTATCATGATCATGCTGGTACTGTTATGGTTATTGCTTGGGGTCAATTTATGGATCACGATTTTACTTTGACTGGTACACCATTGGGTAAGTTTTATCTTTTTAggatcataattttaaaaagaaaataattaatttttctcttATCCAGATCCTATTAACCGCAATGATCCCGAAGAATGTTGTAAACGTCCCATGCACTTGAAACATCCCTATTGTAATGAGATTCGTGTGCCGGATGATGATTATTTCTATCGTCTTTTCAATGTTAAATGTATTGATTTTGTTCGCGCTTTCCCTTCACCTAGACCTGGCTGTAAATTGGGTAAGTTGTAGCCAGCAGGTGTAACTGCATTAaactttattgttgtttttgttaaaatttaattgatttttgttggtttgttgtTACGGCCAAGTTTAAGCGAAAAATGCCTCTAAATGTTAAGGGCTCgccttaattttatgttttcaattcTGGTAGCCAAAGTAGACATTTTGAggctgtttttctttatttttctttcaacttgtgttttttcattttttttaaatatttgatacaaaCGACATTAAAATTAAGCTTGGAGCTTATAAATTGTTGGTTGTTTATTGTGTTTAAACTGTCAATCATTTTATGTGGCTGCAATATTTGCAGCTTTAATGTTGAGCCACTAGAGTGAGTTGTGTCTTTTATTCTGCTTTCAATGAGTAGGCGTTTATTTAGGGGGGGATTTTAACAGCTATGTCTGTTAACGCCcatgtcataaattttttgctCTTAAATAAAGCACATGATTTTAGTGGTAAATGTGTGAACTAACATGTATTGCTATCGAAGGTCGTTTGAAAAGGTTTCATTTGTGTgtgtattttataaattctaTGACAGTGCGGTTTGTTGTAAAACAGTTTTGCtgtgaattatttttaattctgtGAATGTTCTTGCATTATGTTTTTAAAGATTGTGCTGCtcataaatgttattttttggcATGATTTTTCCTTGAGATTGTGCCtaacaaaaaactttattgGCCAAACGGAAGTAAACTTTAATTAAGTTGACACCTGCATACATGGCTTTAAGGTCATAAAAATACATGTACGATGATTGTATCAGTGAGACAATGCAACTTCAGGAAAGCTTCCTTTTTAGCAATTAAGATTAAAGTTTGGTTCAATGATCAGTACTGCTACTCTATATGGATCTATTGTAGCACAAGCCATCAATTATTGCGGGTTATCgagaataattttgaatatcatCAAAATCCACAATGTCCATACAAAATACAAGCCTCATTATTTCATAGAATTTCTGTAATTGCTTCGTCAAAATGTACTTTGATTAATAAATGAGTCAAGAAAGTGTATAATCCTTACAGAAGATCAATTAGCATTTTTTATAGAGCATTTCTACATAATGTATATTCTGAAGActcccataaaatatttctctcaattattttgtttatgtctTTATATCCAGGATTCTCTTTTGAATCCTATGATTTTCTCGTTAAGCTCTTTTTAGGAATTCGTTGTTGGCAATATTTAGAAAGAATGCTTGTGGAAATCATACAGATATAATTACAAAACGGAATAATCTCAAAAGACAAATATGTATctaaaaatgtatatcttaGTTTTCTTCTAATGACACGAGAGACTCTAAGTACTACGAATTTCCCACTGTTACAATTATTGAAAAGACCTACTTTTAGAACATGCAACCCAACGACATCCAAATTCAAAAGCAGATCACACTTATGGAACACATATTTTGGTTGACAACCGTATATATATTTTAGAGGCTTCTCTGAGTCTAAGGGTAGCGCAAGATTCCTTCAAAGACTGATTTAACTTGGTTTTAAGTAGTACATTGTATTTTTGTAGGAAAGCAGAATAAATAGACTTCGTGGAGTGAAGAATACCTacgataataataatatttatattctaTACTTGGAggaattttttactttattataaatatttacctAAATCTAtatcatttaattatttcaggCTCTCGTCAACCATTCAACACTTTGACTGGTGTCATTGATGCCAATACCGTGTATGGTGTAAATGAGAAAAACGCTCGCAAATTGCGCACTGGTTATGGTGGTTTGCTACGCATGAACCCAGTCTTCAATGAGTATGGTCTTAAAGATTTGTTGCCACTCAAATTAGACATTCCCGATGAAGGTTGCACCAGACCCAACAAGAGCATGTTCTGTTTCGAAGCCGGTGAGATTCGTGTCAATGAACAATTGGTACTGACCTGCATGCACACTTTAATGGCCAGAGAACACAATCGTTTGGCTACCGGTTTGTCTCAGATCAACAAGCACTGGGACGATGAGACTCTATTCCAAGAGTCCAGAAGAATTAACATTGCCATTGTACAGCATGTGACCTACAATGAATTCTTACCCATTTTGTTGGGCAAAGAAGTTATGGAGAAATTTGGTTTGGTTTTGCAAAAAGATGGTTATTGGGATGGCTATGATTCCAAGGTAAATCCTGGTATTATTGATTCGTTTGCTGGTGCTGCTTTCCGTTTCGGCCACTCGTTATTGCCAACAGCTGTAGAACGTTGGTCAAAGGCTCATAAGTTTATTGCCTCAAAGAGATTGTCTGATTTGATAAGACGTCCTTATGATTTGTACAGAGCTGGTGTTTTGGATGAATATTTTATGGGTTTAATGAATCAAGTGGCCCAGGCTATGGACGATTCAATAACACAAGAAGTAACAAATCATTTGTTTAAGAAAGAAGGTGCTAGATTTGGTATGGATTTGGTGTCGTTTAATATGCAACGTGGTCGTGAATTTGGTATACCCGGCTATATGGAATTCCGTAAATTCTGTGGTCTACCCACCTCGAATACCTGGGATGAAATGTTTGGTTCTATGCCCAATGACACCATTGTGAGATATCAATCGATATTCGAGTAAGTTTAATTAAGAATTTATGGGCAAATTAAGAAGAAAATATTAAgtaattgttaattttattgtagACATCCTGCTGATATTGATTTATGGTCTGGTGGTGTCTCTGAGAAATCTTTGCCCGGTTCTATGTTGGGTCCCACTTTTGCCTGTGTCATTGCTACCCAAATGAGTTATATAAGACGCGGTGATCGTTTCTGGTATGAGTTGCCCAACCAGCCCTCATCTTTCACACCTGAACAATTGCAGGAAATACGCAAAGCCAAATTATCACGTTTGATATGTGATAATACAGATTTAATAGATACAGTACAAATATATCCCATGGTATTGCCCGATCATGAAATgtaagtttgtttaaaaaaatataatatgcaAATGATCTtactgaatttattttattttactttaaatttctaGTAATCCCCGTGTGCCTTGTAAGAGTGGTATTATACCCTCCATTGACTTAACAAAATGGGCCGATTATGCTAGTCCCGATATCGCCTCACCAgtttttgtaagtattttttcaattactgaTCTAATGAATATtaagaacaaattaatttataattaattaattttctttgcagaactatataaatgaaattccCGATACTTTGCTAAACTTCCGTAAGAAGTAATCGATAATACCCCAGTCCCAGCAtttctttttattgttaaatactCAAGGAGCATTATATTCATACTCCCTCCCAAatcatcattttatttttcttttactcTTCGACACACATTTctcttatacattttttaacttATTAAAAGTCGTCGTCGTCTTCTACTTATTTACTCTCATTTCTATTCTAAGtcaatgttatattttttctcttataCATGTGTTCTTAGCATTTTTcttcattataaatatgaatatttgaatgaatattttttagtttcacTTGCTTACgtcataattgtttatttttgattattttgcaatgaataattttcatttattttacgttttaattattttttgtgtatatattatttttaaatagtaaaaatttgtttaagtattttttttttcattgtaatcattattttgtttatacatttaataataacaatttatacaaacaataaaattaaataatatatataaataaaaaaggtaTATTCTTTCGTAGATCGAGATGTAGAACATCACTTCCGTGTAAAAGGTTCCAATTTTATTGACTTTTTGAGTAACGAACGAATCATAACTGAGAAATATTCAAGTCAATAGATTGTGAACAGGATATGCGACATCGTAGGTGTCCAGATGTACTGGATTTTATGTTTGGAGTATTATATGCTTTTTGAGATCATTAATGAAAAATTCTAATTACAGCAGTCGCTTACGATCGAATACTTATCCGAACGAgcgagtttttttatttttgagattCTCTCTCTCACAAATAAGCGTTTATTTATAGGAGTATCTCAGGCTTTAGTTtatcaattaaaaaatactaatgaattattcactttacTAACTCGTTCGTGAAGGATTGCAAGGAATGGTACAGTGTGCTTAATTCTCCTCTAGCCCGTAATTCCGTAATGTATATGATTCTTCACgctttaagaattttggcatcgatttgttaggaAATACTTTTGCTCTTTACAGCATATTATAACATATGTACTTTAGTACAGTGTCGATGACCAGATTAATACTAATGGAATATATGGGGTAACCTTGCCCAACACCAAACTTAACattgcactatagttcaaagtatcactttttccgtgcgaaattcaaatttcgaagttgTTAGTATTCATCATTTTTTGTTGTCAACCTGTTACTAAAACTCCAATGCAATCAAAATCGCAATTGATTTTTGTAAAGTACAAAATACGGCTTGACAGCACGCCTTCAAAGTCTAagtttcgatacatttttaaaaatttgtgaatagtatcaatattattttgtaacttttaacagttaattgtggaaagtgtgtgaataatttaaataatatttaaaatggaaaacaacgagacgtctaagtacttaatttttcttttctaaatatttggaaactatttccctttatattaaaaattacagtttttaaacataaccttaaagtaatttcttttgattacaaaactttaactttatagaagcttttaaaaaaatgttaacgtttcttaaacttgaaataaaaagaaataaatatattgaaatgttgtgaattcatttcttcatttttgcgctttctgagtaatttaattttttctaggttactgtgctataaaaaaataaactttttgaaatttgactaaaagaacgcccaaaagacacaaagtatgatgctattattaaatatattgtgaagaaaattagtgctcctgttattcctaagggctgtaagaaattattggatgaaaaagtccgccattttgtctacaattatttaaaagtaaaatgtcaaaaatgaagaagaaaggaagataattttcgaaatgaaaacacaATATGGCGTAATGGTGATATATGCTTTCAGATTTGTATCTAAGGTTACCAATGACATCCACAGTACACAAGGTATTAATACATTCGAAGCAGATGATAgaaaacacagacgaagaaataagatcgttttaaaaattgaacatacccgaggtgtcctactatgGGGACCCCTAGTCgcggtcaaaatttaaactcgtcaacacttcttctctgcgcatgtcaaattttattcaaatctaactaaggactaaggatttagaaattacagatttatttccctcttttttttatataccactgtgcgaagttTTATCTGATACTTCAATTAATATGTTGAATCAAATGtgcttacaaaattaattactgattcaactaatttgactgaaaactaatatgaaataaattttttctaatcaaaagcaatgaatttactttatttttctcctgatgggtcgacaaagggttaattttttcttaaatttgttgaaaatataagtatttctacctatggtccaattttagcatcaaacagtagaatactttaatagttattaatttcgcacggaaaaagtgatactttgaactatagtgcattGATTGAATGTTAATGCTATCGTTAACAAAGTAGTGAGAGTATACGAGTTTTTCAGGGGATCACTGAAGTTCTTCCTGGAAATGCCGCTTGCTTACAGCGGATGTCGAGAGTCAGAGAATGTTTTCAAACACTTTGTAGCCTATATGTTGTACGATGTaatagttttgtgaaaaaaacatGTCTAACAAAAGTATAATAAGCATATTTATAGGAGAAACAGGTAGAatggataaaaaattaataaaagtttccaaaaaaatagcTCATACTGGTTTCAGAAACTCAGATGACTTGTAAACACAATAATGGGTCAACtgtcatttcaaaaaaatcgataagtgtataaaaaaaatcttatattttgcgaaaaattaaaaaattcataaatcgtcattttagcaattttacaaaaaattataaattatttaacctaggccccatacaaatgtcctccggaaattggattttatcggtcataaatgttaatTTATAAAGGTAGCTACacaataagttctatatatacggaattcatgtcacctatttttatgatgatcggtccttaattaaccatagctcccatataaggcccgtttccgaaaatcaatttaacgacCCTAAATCTCTTCAAATTGTTGATATCCACATTAAATGCAACAGAAATGAGATTCATATAGGCATAAATCAcacaagacctaatttcatggtgataggACCATAATTAGTCACAGCTGCCAAATAAATGCaaacttccaaaaatcattaacggaaataaattattgaaattacaaaaaaaagttttctgattccgtttgattttgttaatatatttgtatataattcCGAATATAATTTGGcaatgttttgtatatttaaacaaaactcaattttttagtaaagaaataattaaaaaaattgagcagAATAGATAATTATAAGCCAATATTAACCCTCCGTtggtcgcaatcattttcaatcgagactagtcgcaatgtatcaaattgatatcaataaaagaaaggcgcgtttgaaaataatctcttcactttttatttcgaaaacataaaaacaatattaaattcaaagtatttaaaagaataatacaaataaaattgcagtacatataactattttttttatcaaaaaatagctttaaacttagggtgtttaaaaaaatttacaaaaatcaaccagatcagttgcgagtaacggagggttaattaagtggtttcattccgaaaaaataaacgttttacattttttgaagtAGCTAAATGcggaaataattattatattttcgatttgattgaaattctGCGACAGGGGGGGGGATAATAAGACACCAATTGTTAAAGTTTTaagataatatttttattactattattgttttaaaaaaatgtacatttctttacacaatttttaagcTTATAAACTAAAAAAGATTAGGAACTATTATTTGGCATATTTGTAATAACTATTATGTATACGAAGCAAATACAGACATAACtgatcatttaattttaaaatctaatagaattttgaaaaaaaatgtccaGTCATGAAAGTATTTactgttgaaattaaaactaaagCCTGAGTGTATGCTAAATAAAACTTGTAGCAACTAAAAtcacaattaaataataataaataaattcacacatgtggtaaataatacaaacaaaatcacAGCACAACTCAattaaaattaaggaaaaaaaagtaaactagTTAACTTTGGTACCAAAAGTTAACCAagtttttggttactttttcgtatacatatttaaaattacattgaccttaatttatatatataaataaataaattaatgagtttggtggttatttttttaagtatcgtTTTCATCATTATCGTTATCGTTAGGTAGGATATTATCACATTTCATCATATCAACAAATCAACCTTGTTTTCTCTCTATTTATTCCAAAGCATTTAGGAAAGGAGCTATGGAGCCAATATCTTCACAATCGGGTATAGCTTTGCCCTTGAATTTCAGACAGGATTCAGCACAGGTTTGACCTTGGAAGTAATCGCCAAACATTTTCTTACATTGGGCACAgttattcaaacaaatttgaatgAAATCAATGCCCGACATGGTGTCTAAAGAGGAAAAAATGGTAAGATGgatgttttttattaataaaagtaaaatataataaagtgaaattaaatgcatattgaataatttagtactgtaaactattaaagaaatttgtaatttataatgtttgaaaaaaagctATATTATGCTTAAAAGTTTTGCAGGATCGATGGTTTATTTAGGAACTACTGAGATATTATAAATCTCTAATCATTTTTCAGGGAAATTtgcattgaaaaaaattaaataaaaagatcTTTAAGATCCAAGCAATTAactttcaatatcaaaacaataaAGAGCTTTacatttcagtttattttgaaCAGTTATTGGGAGAATTTCttattagaaatattaaaaattatgttctaaattattttccaatttcacTTAATTTTACTACAATTGatgttataacaaatttaattttaaacttaccAAAACGTTTGCCGTAGTGTCCAATGGAAGGTAAGGCCTGACTGACTTCAATTAGGCAACAGCTAATGGCAATGATTGCTACAGCAATGACTACAGTTTTTGAGGAGAACATTTTTAAGGCTGTGAAAAAGACAAATTTTATTCACACATTCATATATTATCACTTTTAATTCAGTTTATTCCAATTACAAgtcaaataaacacaattttatttcaatgaacTTAACACAGATTTCGTTTTGCAAAGtcttttttttacacaatttttaacaGACGTTATGTTTTTCAATGCTgtaatgtttgttttaaaataaaatattttattaatttacatgGCCTTATGTATGAAAAAACCACCATTGATTCtttgtaaacaaattaattcattttgtattttttttttctcccgAGTCTACTTTGTAGCTTTTTTCTGTGGGCAAGAAAGCAAATGAGccagaaaaaagtaccaaatcaagttgtaattttttaacGCATGTGTAACTTGAAATGATTGCCGGCTTTGTTTcagtttaatattgttttacgTATTAATATTGTTTTACGCAAAAATTTAATGGTTAATTAGCATCTGTACCGGTTGATACACGGAGAGAAAATGTAAGTAAAATAGATTGAAGAagacatttgtttaaaaaataacatatgtatatttctgTAAGCTTTCAACAGCTTTAGCAAATAAGCTTAGTTTAGTTTAAAAAGCTTAACAGAGTAGTCAACTAGGTTTTTTTTCAACcccctttttatttatttataatgaattagtgcatTTGAAAACTATATCAAATATATacgattttttgttttgctgaaAAATAACTTTATGAAAATGTTCTTTTAAAGCTTTGAAATATAAGCTTAAACATAAAGatctttaaaattatacaaaactttttatattttcatttaactaagcatttaaaacattgaaattatGCTGATATTGCCACTCACAGCTTTGAAAAGCTCTTTAAACTCAGTTaagcttttaatttaaattttgaattgaagTATCATCCACATTTGTCTCAGTGTATAAAGTAGCTGATTTTGTAACTggatttaattaatataattcgTATTTAAAAGGCATTTAAGCTGCTTAACATGTTTAATAGTTTTATGTGAGTTTTACGGGTatgcaaatttgtttttacttagaagaaatattatttcttTCAAGCACAACGTTTAATGATCCCCACGTGAGTGTCGGTAGAAAACACGCTGAAAATTAACATTGAAGCAAAAGCTACTTTAGTTCTTAGAGTATTTATGGGTCAAGTTTTTCTAAGAATTTCGTAGAAGGTTTATATGAATAAGGTTTTATTTACATTGATTTGATATAAGTACTTGTTAATTTATAAGCAGAAATTATTAACACAATCACAGAGTTCTTTAAAAAGAAGTCTTGACTGAAACCTGGCACTTATCAAGCAGAATTGTAGACTAttgattcttttaaaaaagtaaaatactttaaaattattcttGATGAATAACTTAATTGGAATGTGTCACAATTACGGATCGATTTATTGGAAATACTAGGTTTATAGCAAagtgttttgttattaatattatCGAAGTCAAGTTTAGATTTAGTAGATGCTGAGAGCAAAACAATAGATATTTTGTTTGGTAAATTGATGTCCATCTGTCAAATATCTGCCAATTGTTTTTGGTATACCAGCTATCAGCCGATATTTATCAGCTTATCAAAGACACAATAACCAATTAAGCGAGGACACAAGACAGTGTAGCATTGAGAATTTTCGGAATGATTTTCTGCTACTCATGTTGTTTGAAGTGTTTTGCTTATATTTAAGTGCATATACATATAAAGGTGACTGTAAAAGCGAATTCAAGAAAATTGcagtaaatttattaattatttaaatatgggGTTTAACGTGCTCTTATCTGAACGAAGTGAAGTATTTATTAGGCACCGACTTGACAGTGATCTATgagagtttttattaaaatgttcgaAGTCAATTTTAGACCCAAAAATAGATGTCGAGAGCAAGGCAACACACATTAGACATAATAATATCAGCTTATCAAAGACATTTAGTCAAGACGATAATATCAATTTTGCAAAGACACAATGTTGcgttaaaaattttcgacaggATTTGATGCATATCAAATAGTTTGATGTGTAATCATGTACGTAATTGTAAACGCATATTAACAagatagttattttaattttgaaccgATATTTCTTCATTATTGTGAgctttattttgattatttggaAAAGCAGCTTTCCACAGCTATTATTAAATCGATTAAAAGAAATTGATTCTAAGTCTTTTGATATGAATGTTGCACCAATATTAGTGGGCTTTACAAACATAGTGATGTACAGTGGAGAATATCAAATGAAGCATTTCTTTTGTATTTAAGATTTATAAAACcagaaatttttcatttgaaatatttataaacttctTGTTAAACACAGGACGTGTAGTAGTAAATCGTTTACTGTGTACTTTTAATGTATTCAGTTTGAACATTACCTAAGTCATCATGTTAAAAACTGAATGACTACtagtagaatttttaaaatttttctgattCGAAAACTTTTTACAAGTTATAGAAACGGGGTACAGATCAGTTATTTGATTAACGATCATTATTCAATCGATTTAGAATGTGATTCTAAGTCGTTTAATATCATTATTTTACTAAGATCAAATGAAGCATATCCTTTGTTTCTGATATTTATAAAACCAGATCGGTTATTAGATTAACGGACATTATTAAATCGATTTGAAAAGTGATTAGAAGATTCTGTACAAACATGATGATTATGTATGGTGGAGTAGAATGTAAAATGAAGATCAACTTTTGTTTCTGTACTTTGTGAGACCAGATCACTTACTACTCATATTTATTAacttgtatgtacatatttttcaattgttgCCACTGTActataatttgaatatttattagagcagaaataaacaaaatccaGCTTGCACTGGTGTTAATAGCAAAACTTCAATTTTAATTACAAGATCGCCATAACagttaaattatgtatttttaatttaattaagattATTGtgcaaaacaaataatagtcgcAATTAAATGACTAATATGACAAATATTAATGTTAAAAGTATTTCCTAGCAGCTCATAAATTCTAAAACaggtttaaacaattttctcacgttttaaatgcaaattaaaaacgtagtatttttgttaataaatctttaacattatttttatttaattttatgttttgataagaaaccaacaacaatgttaaacaaaatgtttaaaaataccataaatatttaaatttatttaagcgcgtggcaaaaactaaaaataccaccacaaaagccattaaattaaaacatccagttttggaaaaaataaaaaaaaaaattacgactgTGAGAAATGTAATGGTATTCTTGGACAACTAGAGCGTGTATGCTGATTGGCGTCAATCAAGATCCGTTTCATTGATTATTAAACGGTGTAATtaagtaaaagtaaaaaaatcgtcGTGAAGAAcgatttattttatgatttcttGTAAACAAAGCCAAGTTGTTTTGCATTCTTTCGGTTCTTCTTGaaccatattttattttcttaaatgacattttgtttgtgttttcctTTTTTAGTACATTTCCTGATGTCAGTAATGTTGTCTGGTTGTTTCTGTTTTCCAATATATTGTTGTTTAAAAggggattttttgtttttactcgtaaattgtttacaataaactattttaattGCAATTACTGGAAATATTTCTGAGAGGtggtaaatacaaataattatttataatcacTGCTACATCACGTTGTTGAAGTGGTTAATAGCGCTTGGTTATTGTAAAACTGTATATCAAATGCGAGCTTGAAAtccacaatattttaattttaaaactttgagATCGTATATTGATCAAGTGGCTGTAAAAAGTTTTGTGCCAGTTTAGCATTTTTAGCTTGATTTAATACCTTCAATTAACTGTCCAATTACTGACATAACCGTTcaattgatttattgaattcaaaacgtttaaattctatttttaataaaataattttgtctgATCTTTTAACACAAGTTCaataaaaaagtcaataatcttttttttttatataaaaaaaataaagaaatgtgTAGGTGTCTCTTTTGTTGTGGCTACTGTCATCTTAAAATGGCCGGTAATTCACAAATTTTGCtaattatttattgtatgtTCAAACAAACGTGTTTACTTGACTTgatttttttgcacattttttttttgtttttaataatttttatattgcttAATTACTACACGAATTAAAACTCACttgatatttttgataagaGTTGGTTTGGATTTCGTTGGTAGTTTGTTGGCTTAAACAACTAGTGTTTGTTAAGACCGTGTATTTGAAACTGatgtgttttgtttt
The nucleotide sequence above comes from Calliphora vicina chromosome 1, idCalVici1.1, whole genome shotgun sequence. Encoded proteins:
- the cysu gene encoding peroxidase, with the protein product MILRIFLLTTALVAAPSTINAQFHHFGEALNTSPLGADCALILSGPGRSSVYDYSVNLFRGSLGPYNGDSTCITYDAVNAAYLDARKRIHVSQPKGEWKAEDIATVGELLLDISIQLARTYGLSYEEIEKGLPTVDTSKTLIREVCPPFFSGVECRPGKYRRFDGLCNNIEHPTWGAAMSPFQRLIGPLYADGINAPRISVTGRDLPFSRVVSRTMHPDDGYHDHAGTVMVIAWGQFMDHDFTLTGTPLDPINRNDPEECCKRPMHLKHPYCNEIRVPDDDYFYRLFNVKCIDFVRAFPSPRPGCKLGSRQPFNTLTGVIDANTVYGVNEKNARKLRTGYGGLLRMNPVFNEYGLKDLLPLKLDIPDEGCTRPNKSMFCFEAGEIRVNEQLVLTCMHTLMAREHNRLATGLSQINKHWDDETLFQESRRINIAIVQHVTYNEFLPILLGKEVMEKFGLVLQKDGYWDGYDSKVNPGIIDSFAGAAFRFGHSLLPTAVERWSKAHKFIASKRLSDLIRRPYDLYRAGVLDEYFMGLMNQVAQAMDDSITQEVTNHLFKKEGARFGMDLVSFNMQRGREFGIPGYMEFRKFCGLPTSNTWDEMFGSMPNDTIVRYQSIFEHPADIDLWSGGVSEKSLPGSMLGPTFACVIATQMSYIRRGDRFWYELPNQPSSFTPEQLQEIRKAKLSRLICDNTDLIDTVQIYPMVLPDHEINPRVPCKSGIIPSIDLTKWADYASPDIASPVFNYINEIPDTLLNFRKK
- the Eh gene encoding eclosion hormone; this encodes MFSSKTVVIAVAIIAISCCLIEVSQALPSIGHYGKRFDTMSGIDFIQICLNNCAQCKKMFGDYFQGQTCAESCLKFKGKAIPDCEDIGSIAPFLNALE